A genomic stretch from Plutella xylostella chromosome 14, ilPluXylo3.1, whole genome shotgun sequence includes:
- the LOC105397929 gene encoding proteasome subunit alpha type-1, which yields MFRNQYDSDVTVWSPQGRLHQVEYAMEAVKLGSATVGLKNKQFAVLIALKRAVSELSAYQKKIIPIDEHIGISISGLTADARMLSRFMRTECLNYSYAHDSLLPVGRLITMVGNKMQICTQRYDKRPLGVGLLVAGYDDQGPHIYQTCPSANYFDCRAMAIGARSQSARTYMEKHLNTFPDCDLNELVAHGLRALRDTLPNEVDLNTKNVSIAIVGPDTPLRLADEDTLARYLALVEGEERRGAAAGGAGGEGSTPPDQEPAVPQVAMETE from the exons ATG TTCCGCAACCAGTACGACAGTGACGTCACGGTGTGGAGCCCCCAGGGCCGCCTGCACCAGGTGGAGTATGCCATGGAGGCTGTAAAGCTCGGCTCAGCGACTGTTGGTCTCAAGAACAAACAGTTTGCAGTTCTGATTGCCCTGAAGCGGGCCGTGAGCGAGCTGTCTGCTTACCAGAAGAAGATCATTCCTATTGATGAGCACATTGGCATCTCCATCTCGGGGCTGACTGCTGATGCTCGAATGTTGAG CCGTTTCATGCGCACCGAGTGCCTGAACTACAGCTACGCGCACGACTCGCTGCTGCCGGTGGGCCGCCTCATCACCATGGTGGGCAACAAGATGCAGATCTGCACGCAGAGATACGACAAGCGCCCACTCGGAGTCGGCCTGCTGGTTGCTGGTTATGAT GACCAAGGCCCCCACATCTACCAGACGTGCCCGTCTGCCAACTACTTCGACTGCCGAGCCATGGCCATCGGGGCGCGCTCGCAGTCCGCCCGCACATACATGGAGAAGCACCTGAACACGTTCCCCGACTGTGACCTGAATGAGCTGGTGGCCCACGGGCTGAGGGCTCTGAGGGACACGCTGCCTAATGAAGTGGATCTGAACACTAAG AACGTGTCCATAGCCATCGTGGGCCCCGACACTCCTCTCCGCTTAGCCGACGAGGACACTCTCGCTCGCTACCTGGCGCTGGTGGAGGGTGAggagcggcgcggggcggcggcggggggcgcggggggcgaggGCAGCACGCCGCCGGACCAGGAGCCGGCGGTGCCGCAG gTTGCCATGGAAACGGAGTAA
- the LOC105397928 gene encoding ras association domain-containing protein 10 isoform X3 — MEASSSSEYSDEEVEVLARGQRLWVRGVRPATTCADVVRALQGAPEAGGSVVEGEWVLAERWRGVERPLPPDVPVLDVLAAWGDARHEVRLSLRRLSSGGEDDSGRDSDAGSRTRRRRRRGLRTSTPPPPTKDPAARLVSVIQHQTRTIHQQLDKLREQEKMIDQLEDQTHKSRMEKHGTNYLLESYLRDLGRANEVQDSQAGNSDSGVGVGSGTPPRRHTKHKSRRERHLMREHYFTKELTDICQVNSERLMQAPTDTDSEASTDELARIREEIEMLEKLAIINKRLHREEELVVRLTAKVKRYMDENKANSCENVSQVTMLIDKIEQELEMSAKEMKDNAEEISKSDQEIELRLKLLEELTLEFEQEELQHVVLEKQLNETSSRQPIALQDSYVPILEPENSVLSPEPVFQYSGSTYVLDTLV; from the exons ATGGAAGCATCATCATCGTCAGAATACAGCGACGAGGAGGTGGAAGTGCTGGCGCGGGGCCAGCGGCTGTGGGTGCGCGGCGTGCGGCCCGCCACCACCTGCGCCGACGTGGTCAGAGCCCTGCAGGGCGCTCCGGAAG CAGGCGGCAGCGTAGTGGAAGGAGAGTGGGTGCTGGCCGAGCGATGGCGAGGCGTGGAGCGCCCCCTGCCGCCCGACGTGCCCGTGCTGGATGTGCTGGCGGCGTGGGGCGACGCTCGGCATGAG GTCCGCCTATCCCTGCGGCGTTTATCCAGCGGCGGCGAAGACGACAGCGGCCGCGACAGTGACGCGGGCTCCCGCACCCGCCGGCGGCGCCGCCGAGGCCTCCGCACCTCCACCCCTCCCCCGCCCACCAAGGATCCAGCAGCCAGGCTGGTGTCCGTGATACAGCACCAGACCAGAACTATACACCAACAGCTGGATAAGCTGAG GGAACAGGAGAAGATGATTGACCAGCTGGAGGACCAAACGCATAAGAGCCGAATGGAAAAACACGGGACCAACTACCTCCTGGAATCGTACCTTCGAGACTTGGGACGAGCCAACGAGGTCCAGGACAGCCAAGCTGGCAACAGCGACAGCGGAGTCGGCGTCGGCAGCGGCACGCCTCCCAGGAGACACACCAAACACAAATCAAGAAGAGAACGACATCTCATGAGGGAACACTACTTCACTAAGGAACTCACCGACATATGCCAAGTCAACTCCGAAAGGCTCATGCAGGCCCCGACAGACACGGATTCCGAAGCGTCCACCGACGAGCTAGCCAGAATAAGAGAAGAGATCGAAATGCTGGAGAAACTCGCAATCATAAACAAAAGACTACACAGAGAGGAAGAACTGGTTGTGAGACTGACGGCAAAAGTGAAACGATATATGGACGAGAACAAAGCAAACAGTTGCGAGAACGTATCTCAAGTGACAATGCTGATAGACAAGATAGAGCAGGAGTTAGAAATGTCTGCGAAAGAGATGAAAGACAACGCGGAAGAAATATCCAAGTCTGATCAAGAGATTGAACTCCGGCTAAAGTTACTGGAAGAGTTGACGCTAGAGTTTGAACAGGAGGAGTTGCAACATGTAGTTCTGGAAAAGCAACTGAATGAAACGTCTAGTAGACAACCGATAGCTCTGCAAGACAGTTATGTACCCATATTAGAGCCAGAAAACTCAGTTTTATCCCCCGAGCCAGTATTTCAGTACAGCGGTTCAACTTATGTTTTAGACACTCTTGTATGA
- the LOC105397928 gene encoding ras association domain-containing protein 10 isoform X1, with the protein MEASSSSEYSDEEVEVLARGQRLWVRGVRPATTCADVVRALQGAPEAGGSVVEGEWVLAERWRGVERPLPPDVPVLDVLAAWGDARHEVRLSLRRLSSGGEDDSGRDSDAGSRTRRRRRRGLRTSTPPPPTKDPAARLVSVIQHQTRTIHQQLDKLSHFVSREQEKMIDQLEDQTHKSRMEKHGTNYLLESYLRDLGRANEVQDSQAGNSDSGVGVGSGTPPRRHTKHKSRRERHLMREHYFTKELTDICQVNSERLMQAPTDTDSEASTDELARIREEIEMLEKLAIINKRLHREEELVVRLTAKVKRYMDENKANSCENVSQVTMLIDKIEQELEMSAKEMKDNAEEISKSDQEIELRLKLLEELTLEFEQEELQHVVLEKQLNETSSRQPIALQDSYVPILEPENSVLSPEPVFQYSGSTYVLDTLV; encoded by the exons ATGGAAGCATCATCATCGTCAGAATACAGCGACGAGGAGGTGGAAGTGCTGGCGCGGGGCCAGCGGCTGTGGGTGCGCGGCGTGCGGCCCGCCACCACCTGCGCCGACGTGGTCAGAGCCCTGCAGGGCGCTCCGGAAG CAGGCGGCAGCGTAGTGGAAGGAGAGTGGGTGCTGGCCGAGCGATGGCGAGGCGTGGAGCGCCCCCTGCCGCCCGACGTGCCCGTGCTGGATGTGCTGGCGGCGTGGGGCGACGCTCGGCATGAG GTCCGCCTATCCCTGCGGCGTTTATCCAGCGGCGGCGAAGACGACAGCGGCCGCGACAGTGACGCGGGCTCCCGCACCCGCCGGCGGCGCCGCCGAGGCCTCCGCACCTCCACCCCTCCCCCGCCCACCAAGGATCCAGCAGCCAGGCTGGTGTCCGTGATACAGCACCAGACCAGAACTATACACCAACAGCTGGATAAGCTGAG CCATTTCGTTTCCAGGGAACAGGAGAAGATGATTGACCAGCTGGAGGACCAAACGCATAAGAGCCGAATGGAAAAACACGGGACCAACTACCTCCTGGAATCGTACCTTCGAGACTTGGGACGAGCCAACGAGGTCCAGGACAGCCAAGCTGGCAACAGCGACAGCGGAGTCGGCGTCGGCAGCGGCACGCCTCCCAGGAGACACACCAAACACAAATCAAGAAGAGAACGACATCTCATGAGGGAACACTACTTCACTAAGGAACTCACCGACATATGCCAAGTCAACTCCGAAAGGCTCATGCAGGCCCCGACAGACACGGATTCCGAAGCGTCCACCGACGAGCTAGCCAGAATAAGAGAAGAGATCGAAATGCTGGAGAAACTCGCAATCATAAACAAAAGACTACACAGAGAGGAAGAACTGGTTGTGAGACTGACGGCAAAAGTGAAACGATATATGGACGAGAACAAAGCAAACAGTTGCGAGAACGTATCTCAAGTGACAATGCTGATAGACAAGATAGAGCAGGAGTTAGAAATGTCTGCGAAAGAGATGAAAGACAACGCGGAAGAAATATCCAAGTCTGATCAAGAGATTGAACTCCGGCTAAAGTTACTGGAAGAGTTGACGCTAGAGTTTGAACAGGAGGAGTTGCAACATGTAGTTCTGGAAAAGCAACTGAATGAAACGTCTAGTAGACAACCGATAGCTCTGCAAGACAGTTATGTACCCATATTAGAGCCAGAAAACTCAGTTTTATCCCCCGAGCCAGTATTTCAGTACAGCGGTTCAACTTATGTTTTAGACACTCTTGTATGA
- the LOC105397928 gene encoding ras association domain-containing protein 10 isoform X2: MEASSSSEYSDEEVEVLARGQRLWVRGVRPATTCADVVRALQGAPEGGSVVEGEWVLAERWRGVERPLPPDVPVLDVLAAWGDARHEVRLSLRRLSSGGEDDSGRDSDAGSRTRRRRRRGLRTSTPPPPTKDPAARLVSVIQHQTRTIHQQLDKLSHFVSREQEKMIDQLEDQTHKSRMEKHGTNYLLESYLRDLGRANEVQDSQAGNSDSGVGVGSGTPPRRHTKHKSRRERHLMREHYFTKELTDICQVNSERLMQAPTDTDSEASTDELARIREEIEMLEKLAIINKRLHREEELVVRLTAKVKRYMDENKANSCENVSQVTMLIDKIEQELEMSAKEMKDNAEEISKSDQEIELRLKLLEELTLEFEQEELQHVVLEKQLNETSSRQPIALQDSYVPILEPENSVLSPEPVFQYSGSTYVLDTLV; the protein is encoded by the exons ATGGAAGCATCATCATCGTCAGAATACAGCGACGAGGAGGTGGAAGTGCTGGCGCGGGGCCAGCGGCTGTGGGTGCGCGGCGTGCGGCCCGCCACCACCTGCGCCGACGTGGTCAGAGCCCTGCAGGGCGCTCCGGAAG GCGGCAGCGTAGTGGAAGGAGAGTGGGTGCTGGCCGAGCGATGGCGAGGCGTGGAGCGCCCCCTGCCGCCCGACGTGCCCGTGCTGGATGTGCTGGCGGCGTGGGGCGACGCTCGGCATGAG GTCCGCCTATCCCTGCGGCGTTTATCCAGCGGCGGCGAAGACGACAGCGGCCGCGACAGTGACGCGGGCTCCCGCACCCGCCGGCGGCGCCGCCGAGGCCTCCGCACCTCCACCCCTCCCCCGCCCACCAAGGATCCAGCAGCCAGGCTGGTGTCCGTGATACAGCACCAGACCAGAACTATACACCAACAGCTGGATAAGCTGAG CCATTTCGTTTCCAGGGAACAGGAGAAGATGATTGACCAGCTGGAGGACCAAACGCATAAGAGCCGAATGGAAAAACACGGGACCAACTACCTCCTGGAATCGTACCTTCGAGACTTGGGACGAGCCAACGAGGTCCAGGACAGCCAAGCTGGCAACAGCGACAGCGGAGTCGGCGTCGGCAGCGGCACGCCTCCCAGGAGACACACCAAACACAAATCAAGAAGAGAACGACATCTCATGAGGGAACACTACTTCACTAAGGAACTCACCGACATATGCCAAGTCAACTCCGAAAGGCTCATGCAGGCCCCGACAGACACGGATTCCGAAGCGTCCACCGACGAGCTAGCCAGAATAAGAGAAGAGATCGAAATGCTGGAGAAACTCGCAATCATAAACAAAAGACTACACAGAGAGGAAGAACTGGTTGTGAGACTGACGGCAAAAGTGAAACGATATATGGACGAGAACAAAGCAAACAGTTGCGAGAACGTATCTCAAGTGACAATGCTGATAGACAAGATAGAGCAGGAGTTAGAAATGTCTGCGAAAGAGATGAAAGACAACGCGGAAGAAATATCCAAGTCTGATCAAGAGATTGAACTCCGGCTAAAGTTACTGGAAGAGTTGACGCTAGAGTTTGAACAGGAGGAGTTGCAACATGTAGTTCTGGAAAAGCAACTGAATGAAACGTCTAGTAGACAACCGATAGCTCTGCAAGACAGTTATGTACCCATATTAGAGCCAGAAAACTCAGTTTTATCCCCCGAGCCAGTATTTCAGTACAGCGGTTCAACTTATGTTTTAGACACTCTTGTATGA
- the LOC105397928 gene encoding ras association domain-containing protein 10 isoform X4, which translates to MEASSSSEYSDEEVEVLARGQRLWVRGVRPATTCADVVRALQGAPEGGSVVEGEWVLAERWRGVERPLPPDVPVLDVLAAWGDARHEVRLSLRRLSSGGEDDSGRDSDAGSRTRRRRRRGLRTSTPPPPTKDPAARLVSVIQHQTRTIHQQLDKLREQEKMIDQLEDQTHKSRMEKHGTNYLLESYLRDLGRANEVQDSQAGNSDSGVGVGSGTPPRRHTKHKSRRERHLMREHYFTKELTDICQVNSERLMQAPTDTDSEASTDELARIREEIEMLEKLAIINKRLHREEELVVRLTAKVKRYMDENKANSCENVSQVTMLIDKIEQELEMSAKEMKDNAEEISKSDQEIELRLKLLEELTLEFEQEELQHVVLEKQLNETSSRQPIALQDSYVPILEPENSVLSPEPVFQYSGSTYVLDTLV; encoded by the exons ATGGAAGCATCATCATCGTCAGAATACAGCGACGAGGAGGTGGAAGTGCTGGCGCGGGGCCAGCGGCTGTGGGTGCGCGGCGTGCGGCCCGCCACCACCTGCGCCGACGTGGTCAGAGCCCTGCAGGGCGCTCCGGAAG GCGGCAGCGTAGTGGAAGGAGAGTGGGTGCTGGCCGAGCGATGGCGAGGCGTGGAGCGCCCCCTGCCGCCCGACGTGCCCGTGCTGGATGTGCTGGCGGCGTGGGGCGACGCTCGGCATGAG GTCCGCCTATCCCTGCGGCGTTTATCCAGCGGCGGCGAAGACGACAGCGGCCGCGACAGTGACGCGGGCTCCCGCACCCGCCGGCGGCGCCGCCGAGGCCTCCGCACCTCCACCCCTCCCCCGCCCACCAAGGATCCAGCAGCCAGGCTGGTGTCCGTGATACAGCACCAGACCAGAACTATACACCAACAGCTGGATAAGCTGAG GGAACAGGAGAAGATGATTGACCAGCTGGAGGACCAAACGCATAAGAGCCGAATGGAAAAACACGGGACCAACTACCTCCTGGAATCGTACCTTCGAGACTTGGGACGAGCCAACGAGGTCCAGGACAGCCAAGCTGGCAACAGCGACAGCGGAGTCGGCGTCGGCAGCGGCACGCCTCCCAGGAGACACACCAAACACAAATCAAGAAGAGAACGACATCTCATGAGGGAACACTACTTCACTAAGGAACTCACCGACATATGCCAAGTCAACTCCGAAAGGCTCATGCAGGCCCCGACAGACACGGATTCCGAAGCGTCCACCGACGAGCTAGCCAGAATAAGAGAAGAGATCGAAATGCTGGAGAAACTCGCAATCATAAACAAAAGACTACACAGAGAGGAAGAACTGGTTGTGAGACTGACGGCAAAAGTGAAACGATATATGGACGAGAACAAAGCAAACAGTTGCGAGAACGTATCTCAAGTGACAATGCTGATAGACAAGATAGAGCAGGAGTTAGAAATGTCTGCGAAAGAGATGAAAGACAACGCGGAAGAAATATCCAAGTCTGATCAAGAGATTGAACTCCGGCTAAAGTTACTGGAAGAGTTGACGCTAGAGTTTGAACAGGAGGAGTTGCAACATGTAGTTCTGGAAAAGCAACTGAATGAAACGTCTAGTAGACAACCGATAGCTCTGCAAGACAGTTATGTACCCATATTAGAGCCAGAAAACTCAGTTTTATCCCCCGAGCCAGTATTTCAGTACAGCGGTTCAACTTATGTTTTAGACACTCTTGTATGA